From a region of the Calliphora vicina chromosome 4, idCalVici1.1, whole genome shotgun sequence genome:
- the crn gene encoding protein crooked neck, whose product MERPQKMPKVAKVKNKAPAEVQITAEQLLREAKERDLEILPPPPKQKISDPAELADYQQRKRKVFEDNLRKNRMVVSHWIKYAQWEESQKEIQRARSIWERALDNDHRNVTMWLKYAEMEMKNKQVNHARNLWDRAVTIMPRVNQFWYKYTYMEEMLENVAGARQVFERWMEWQPEEQAWQTYVNFELRYKEIDRARAIYERFVYVHPDIKNWIKFARFEESHGFIHGSRRVFERAVEFFGDDYIDERLFIAFARFEEGQKEHDRARVIYKYALDHLPKDRTQELYKAYTIHEKKYGDREGIEDVIVSKRKFQYEQEVANNPQNYDAWFDYLRLIEGEGDADLIRETYERAISNVPPANEKNYWRRYIYLWINYALYEELETEDIDRTRQIYKTCLELIPHKKFTFSKIWLMYAQFEIRCKDLPKARKTLGMAIGMSPRDKLFRGYIELEIQLREFDRCRLLYEKFLEFGPENCVTWMKFAELENLLGDTERARAIYELAVQQPRLDMPELLWKAYIDFEVAQGESELARQLYERLLERTQHVKVWMSYAKFELTSQLGEEDADMNLRLARRVYERANDTLRQLGDKESRVLLLEAWRDFERESGDQDSLEKVMEKMPRRVKKRQKIVSESGVEEGWEEVFDYIFPEDEMARPNLKLLAAAKMWKKLKETGGGSTDGQTSESGAKNSKSGYEDEAKEPENDDNSSKSTKTVEEQDDNANNSPKQNSEEKNDNSPNAG is encoded by the exons ATGGAACGTCCACAAAAAATGCCGAAAGTGGCCAAG GTCAAAAACAAAGCTCCCGCAGAAGTACAAATTACCGCAGAACAACTGTTGCGTGAAGCTAAAGAACGTGATTTGGAAATTCTGCCACCACCACCCAAACAAAAAATCTCCGATCCAGCCGAATTAGCCGATTATCAGCAACGCAAACGAAAAGTATTTGAAGACAATTTGCGTAAAAATCGCATGGTAGTCAGTCATTGGATCAAGTATGCTCAATGGGAAGAATCGCAAAAAGAAATTCAACGTGCTCGTTCTATTTGGGAACGCGCTTTGGACAATGACCATCGTAATGTTACTATGTGGCTGAAATATGCCGAAatggaaatgaaaaacaaacaggTCAATCATGCTCGTAATCTTTGGGATAGAGCCGTCACCATTATGCCCCGTGTTAACCAATTCTGGTACAAGTATACTTACATGGAAGAAATGTTGGAAAATGTGGCTGGAGCCAGACAGGTCTTCGAAAGATGGATGGAGTGGCAACCAGAAGAACAAGCCTGGCAAACGTATGTTAATTTTGAACTACGTTACAAGGAAATTGATCGTGCTCGCGCTATATATGAACGTTTTGTGTATGTGCATCCTGATATCAAGAACTGGATAAAATTTGCCCGCTTTGAAGAGTCCCATGGTTTTATACATGGTTCGCGAAGAGTATTTGAAAGAGCTGTTGAATTCTTTGGCGATGATTATATAGATGAACGATTGTTTATAGCATTTGCACGTTTTGAAGAAGGACAAAAGGAACACGACCGTGCTAGAGTTATATATAAGTATGCCTTAGATCATCTGCCCAAGGATCGTACACAAGAATTGTACAAAGCCTATACAATACACGAGAAGAAATATGGAGATCGTGAGGGCATCGAAGATGTAATTGTGTCGAAAAGAAAGTTCCAGTACGAACAAGAAGTGGCCAATAATCCGCAAAATTATGATGCCTGGTTCGATTATTTAAGATTAATAGAGg GTGAAGGTGATGCAGACCTCATACGTGAAACTTATGAACGTGCCATTTCAAATGTACCACCTGCTAATGAGAAAAACTACTGGCGCCGCTATATTTATCTATGGATTAACTATGCCCTCTATGAAGAACTCGAAACTGAAGATATAGATCGTACACGTCAGATATACAAGACCTGCCTGGAATTAATACCACATAAAAAGTTTACATTTAGTAAAATATGGCTTATGTATGCTCAGTTCGAAATAAGATGTAAAGATTTACCAAAGGCACGCAAAACTTTGGGAATGGCCATTGGTATGTCCCCCAGAGATAAACTATTCAGAGGTTACATAGAATTAGAAATACAGTTGCGTGAATTTGATCGTTGTCGTTTGCTGTATGAGAAATTCTTGGAATTTGGTCCAGAAAACTGCGTGACCTGGATGAAATTTGCTGAACTCGAAAATCTGCTGGGTGACACAGAACGTGCTAGAGCTATTTACGAACTAGCAGTACAACAACCGCGTCTGGATATGCCCGAATTGCTGTGGAAGGCTTATATAGATTTTGAAGTAGCACAGGGAGAATCCGAGTTGGCTCGTCAGCTCTATGAGAGACTATTGGAAAGAACACAACATGTTAAGGTTTGGATGTCTTATGCTAAATTTGAATTAACTTCGCAATTAGGTGAAGAAGATGCCGACATGAATCTACGTTTGGCTCGTAGAGTTTACGAAAGAGCCAATGATACTTTACGTCAGTTGGGTGATAAAGAATCCAGAGTTTTACTTTTGGAAGCCTGGCGTGACTTTGAACGTGAATCTGGGGACCAGGACAGTTTGGAAAAAGTTATGGAAAAAATGCCAAGACGTGTCAAAAAGAGACAAAAGATCGTTTCAGAGTCGGGAGTGGAAGAAGGTTGGGAAGAAGTATTCGACTATATATTCCCCGAGGATGAAATGGCTAGACCTAATCTTAAACTTTTGGCCGCTGCTAAAATGtggaaaaaacttaaagaaaCCGGTGGCGGCTCTACTGATGGTCAAACAAGTGAAAGTGGTGCTAAAAACTCCAAATCTGGTTATGAAGATGAGGCCAAAGAACCAGAAAATGATGATAATAGTAGTAAATCGACTAAAACTGTGGAAGAACAAGATGATAACGCAAATAACTCTCCTAAGCAAAATAGTGAGGAAAAAAACGATAATTCCCCTAATGCTGGCTAA
- the Or2a gene encoding odorant receptor 2a translates to MELTSNIPDTNLAFCYHWKVWHWMGIKAPKNSNLQLYRVYAVLINSLVTFLFPLTLIVNVFFAQNTQQLCENLTITITDTIANLKFVNVYLVRGELERIKAILGKLDKRAKNPEEQQILNAAIRISQLSFLIFVRLYTVGTCLSILKVIFAAERSLLYPAWFGVNWFDNTLIYIVVMTYQLFGLIVQALQNCANDSYPPAYLIILTAQMKALEVRVRAIGRTEDREERICLTKEQCLRNLIEFNECIKDYKNILKLFTIIENIISKACLAQFVCSALVQCTVGLHFLYVVDAADYGAQILSIIFFVAVTLEVFIICYFGHCMSIQSWNLTYAFYSCGWLAQSPSFKKNLLITLMRTQRHSIIYAGSYIPVDLPTFVQLMKYAYSTFTLLIRFK, encoded by the exons ATGGAATTAACTAGCAATATTCCTGATACTAACCTGGCATTTTGCTACCACTGGAAAGTGTGGCATTGGATGGGTATAAAAGCCCCCAAGAATAGCAACTTACAACTCTATCGTGTTTACGCAGTTCTCATAAATTCACTGGTAACATTTCTATTTCCTTTGACGTTGATTGTAAATGTATTTTTCGCCCAAAATACCCAACAATTGTGTGAAAACTTAACCATCACCATAACGGACACCATAGCCAATTTAAAATTCGTTAATGTGTATTTGGTGCGCGGTGAATTGGAACGTATTAAGGCTATACTGGGTAAACTTGACAAGAGAGCCAAGAATCCAGAAGAACAACAAATTCTTAATGCCGCTATTCGAATCTCACAGctatcatttttaatatttgtacgCCTGTATACGGTGGGTACATGTTTGAGTATTTTAAAGGTAATATTTGCTGCAGAACGTTCTTTATTGTATCCCGCCTGGTTTGGAGTAAATTGGTTTGATAATACTTTAATTTACATCGTTGTCATGACATATCAGTTGTTTGGTCTTATTGTGCAAGCATTACAAAATTGTGCTAATGATTCCTATCCTCCAGCATATCTTATAATATTAACGGCTCAAATGAAAGCTTTGGAAGTGCGTGTCAGGGCTATAGGTCGTACGGAAGATAGAGAGGAACGTATCTGCCTGACTAAGGAGCaatgtttaagaaatttaatcgAATTTAATGAGTGCATTAaggattataaaaatattttaaa ATTATTTACCATCATAGAAAATATCATTTCGAAAGCTTGTCTAGCTCAATTTGTTTGCTCGGCTTTGGTTCAGTGCACCGTTGGTTTACACTTTCTGTATGTTGTGGATGCTGCCGATTATGGTGCGCAAATTCTATCGATAATCTTTTTTGTGGCCGTTACATTGGAGGTATTTATTATATGCTATTTTGGGCATTGCATGAGTATACAAAGTTGGAATTTAACGTATGCCTTTTATTCGTGTGGTTGGTTGGCCCAGTCACCTTCTTTTAAAAAGAActtgttaataactttaatgCGTACTCAGAGGCATTCGATTATTTATGCTGGCTCTTATATTCCGGTTGATTTGCCAACATTTGTGCAG CTTATGAAATATGCCTATTCTACATTTACACTGTTAATTcgttttaaataa